A single Bosea sp. PAMC 26642 DNA region contains:
- a CDS encoding integration host factor subunit alpha, giving the protein MAGQTVTRADLCEAVYQKIGLSRTESSKLVEAVLDEICDAVARGENVKLSSFGSFVVRDKGERIGRNPKTGVEVPIEPRRVMVFKPSNVMKARINGHSGEGDEE; this is encoded by the coding sequence ATGGCGGGGCAAACGGTCACTCGCGCGGATCTGTGCGAGGCTGTCTATCAGAAGATCGGTCTGTCGCGGACGGAGTCGTCGAAACTCGTCGAGGCGGTGCTCGACGAGATCTGCGATGCGGTCGCGCGTGGGGAGAACGTCAAGCTCTCGTCCTTTGGTTCATTCGTGGTGCGAGACAAGGGCGAGCGAATCGGGCGTAATCCGAAGACGGGTGTCGAAGTCCCGATCGAGCCGCGTCGCGTCATGGTGTTCAAACCCTCGAACGTGATGAAGGCCCGCATCAACGGGCATTCCGGCGAGGGCGATGAGGAGTGA